A single Lactuca sativa cultivar Salinas chromosome 8, Lsat_Salinas_v11, whole genome shotgun sequence DNA region contains:
- the LOC111910447 gene encoding peroxidase 11: protein MEIKSTMIIIFNILSVFSLCCLTFLHASDPPLSLDYYKSTCPNAEAIVRKEMECAVQSDLRNAAFILRLHFHDCFVQGCDGSVLLDDTYTLQGEKKAPTNLNALKGFEIIDRIKNTLESECPGIVSCADALTIAARDATLLVGGPYWDVPVGRKDSKAASFSQVETNIPGANDGLLSMISKFMYQSLSVTDMVALSGAHTIGKARCTNYRARIYGDYQTTATMNTIAESNLKSLKSTCPAAGGRDNNEAPMDYISPNLFDNSYYHILLRGEGLLNSDQQLYSSILGVQTSKLVKQYAEDQIAFFAQFSESMVKLGNITNPETYVDGEVRKNCRFVNT from the exons ATGGAAATCAAATCAACCATGATCATCATCTTCAATATTCTTTCAGTTTTCAGCCTATGTTGCCTCACATTCTTGCATGCATCTGACCCTCCATTGTCTTTAGATTACTACAAGTCTACATGTCCAAATGCCGAAGCTATTGTCAGGAAAGAAATGGAGTGTGCTGTGCAATCTGATCTTCGAAATGCAGCCTTCATCTTACGTTTACACTTCCATGACTGCTTCGTGCAG GGTTGTGATGGATCGGTGTTGCTAGATGATACATACACGTTACAAGGAGAAAAGAAAGCTCCGACTAATTTAAATGCTTTGAAAGGTTTTGAAATCATCGATAGGATAAAGAACACGCTTGAATCTGAGTGTCCTGGAATAGTTTCATGCGCTGATGCTCTTACTATTGCTGCAAGAGATGCAACTTTGCTC GTTGGTGGGCCTTATTGGGATGTCCCAGTTGGGAGAAAAGACTCGAAGGCTGCTAGCTTTTCGCAAGTGGAAACAAATATTCCAGGTGCAAATGATGGGCTGCTTTCGATGATTTCTAAGTTTATGTATCAAAGCCTCTCTGTCACCGATATGGTTGCACTTTCTG GTGCTCACACAATCGGTAAGGCTCGTTGTACAAACTATCGAGCAAGAATCTATGGAGACTATCAAACAACAGCAACTATGAACACAATCGCAGAGTCAAACCTAAAAAGCTTGAAGTCAACGTGTCCAGCTGCAGGGGGAAGAGACAATAACGAAGCACCAATGGACTATATCTCACCTAATCTTTTTGACAACTCCTATTACCACATCCTTCTTAGAGGAGAAGGGCTTCTTAACTCTGATCAACAACTTTATTCCAGCATTCTTGGAGTACAAACAAGCAAGCTTGTCAAACAATATGCTGAAGATCAGATAGCTTTCTTCGCACAGTTTTCTGAATCCATGGTGAAACTGGGAAACATTACAAATCCTGAAACTTATGTTGATGGGGAAGTTAGGAAGAACTGCAGGTTTGTGAACACATAA
- the LOC111910448 gene encoding inorganic pyrophosphatase TTM2 → MALDNSMGESTSRKQGLLKDQVRLVKRKDCDRSEIVQIKDTLSFEKGFFVVIRACQLLVQTNEGIILVGLAGPSGAGKTAFSEKILNFMPSVAVISMDNYNDATRVIDGNFDDPRLTDYDTLLQNIHDLKEGKTIEVPIYDFKSSCRTGYRTLEVPSSRIVIVEGIYALSEKLRPLLDLRVSVTGGVHFDLVKRVLRDIQRAGQEPEEIIYQISETVYRMYKAFIEPDLQTAHIKIVNKFNPFTGFQNPTYILKSSRNVSVEQVKSAMSEEHTESLEQIYDIFLLPPGEDPETCQSYLRMRNREGKYNLMFEEWVTDPPFIISPRISFEVSVRLLGGLMALGYTIASILKRSSHVFRDDRVCVKIDWLEQVNRHYVQVLGRDRASVRYVAEQLGLEGSYIPRTYLEQMKLEKLLNEVMVLPEDIKTKLSIDEEMLSTPKGSVTLATMRNKYLKSGMSHSYSTARDKNLSSITGFGANSQRFDDRNTESTATLASEGAISQLSEQISTLNDRMDEFTSRIDELNSQFTKGINYSSQQKPESCNNGSGSVSTSYFTSVVGVANGSSGSLVRHSSSSNQLAKDSPLIEEISGIARSQQKIMHQLDILHTSIRDKMGERSRVERESKKSKGLEVDAIMVSLLLAMACGGVGIFMLKWVSSRN, encoded by the exons ATGGCTCTTGATAACTCAATGGGTGAATCAACTTCAAGAAAACAAGGTCTGTTGAAAGATCAAGTTCGTTTAGTTAAGAGAAAAGATTGTGATCGATCTGAAATTGTTCAAATTAAAGATACATTATCGTTTGAAAAGGGGTTTTTTGTTGTAATTCGAGCATGTCAATTATTAGTCCAAACAAACGAAGGGATAATTCTCGTTGGGTTAGCTGGTCCTTCTGGCGCTGGAAAGACTGCTTTCTCCGAGAAAATCCTTAACTTCATGCCGAGTGTTGCTGTCATATCAATGGATAATTACAATGATGCCACTCGTGTAATTGATGGTAACTTCGATG ATCCTCGATTGACAGATTACGACACTTTACTTCAAAACATTCATGATCTAAAAGAAGGGAAGACAATTGAAGTTCCAATTTATGATTTCAAATCCAGTTGTCGCACTGGTTACAG GACACTTGAAGTCCCAAGTTCCCGAATTGTGATTGTTGAAGGCATTTATGCTTTGAGTGAAAAATTACGCCCTTTATTGGATCTTAGAGTATCAGTGACAGGTGGCGTTCATTTTGATCTTGTGAAAAGGGTTTTGAGGGACATACAAAGAGCTGGACAAGAGCCTGAAGAAATCATATACCAGATCTCTGAAACG GTTTATCGGATGTACAAGGCGTTTATAGAACCTGACCTTCAAACAGCTCATATAAAGATTGTTAACAAGTTTAATCCCTTCACTGGATTCCAGAATCCCACTTATATTTTaaag TCATCAAGAAATGTGAGTGTGGAACAAGTGAAATCTGCCATGTCAGAAGAACATACAGAATCTTTGGAGCAGATTTATGACATTTTTCTCTTGCCACCTGGCGAAGATCCAGAAACTTGTCAATCATATTTAAGAATGCGAAATCGTGAAGGAAAATATAATCTTATGTTTGAG gAATGGGTTACGGATCCTCCATTTATAATATCTCCAAGGATAAGTTTTGAAGTTAGTGTTCGTCTTCTTGGTGGCTTAATGGCATTAGGGTACACAATAGCTTCAATCTTGAAAAGAAGTAGTCATGTTTTTCGTGATGATAGAGTTTGTGTGAAAATCGATTGGTTGGAACAAGTTAATCGTCATTATGTTCAG GTGTTAGGAAGAGATAGGGCAAGTGTAAGATATGTTGCAGAGCAATTGGGACTTGAAGGGTCATACATTCCACGTACATATCTTGAACAAATGAAGCTTGAAAAGCTCTTAAATGAAGTCATG GTACTACCCGAGGATATAAAAACAAAGCTAAGCATagatgaggaaatgctttcaacCCCTAAAGGTTCGGTTACTCTTGCTACAATGAGAAACAAgtatctcaaaag TGGAATGTCTCATTCGTATTCAACTGCAAGGGATAAAAATTTGAGCTCCATTACTGGATTTGGTGCCAATAGTCAAAGGTTTGATGATAGGAACACCGAGTCAACAGCCACATTAGCAAGCGAG GGGGCAATTAGTCAGCTATCGGAACAAATTTCAACATTAAATGATCGAATGGATGAATTTACATCTCGGATTGATGAACTGAATTCCCAATTCACTAAAGGGATAAATTATAGTAGTCAACAAAAACCCGAATCATGCAATAATGGATCTGGATCCGTATCAACTTCTTACTTCACATCTGTTGTTGGTGTTGCAAATGGTTCATCTGGATCTTTGGTGCGACATTCTTCATCTTCAAATCAATTAGCCAAAGATTCTCCTTTGATTGAAGAG ATATCAGGAATTGCACGGAGTCAACAAAAAATTATGCATCAATTGGACATTCTTCACACAAGTATTCGTGATAAAATGGGAGAGAGATCTCGTGTAGAAAGAGAATCCAAGAAAAGTAAAGGTTTGGAGGTTGATGCAATCATGGTTTCTTTGCTATTAGCCATGGCTTGTGGTGGTGTTGGGATCTTCATGTTGAAGTGGGTTTCATCAAGAAATTGA
- the LOC111910449 gene encoding gamma aminobutyrate transaminase 3, chloroplastic isoform X1 produces MKNRHLFRSAMAANSSKIRSSVRNVQTLSTVRWNTTNAAIADDDKYKGHGMLAPFTAGWQTTESNPLVIEKSEGSYVYDINGKKYLDALAGLWCNPLGGNEARLIAAANKQLNTLPFYHSFWNRTTKPSLDLASELLGMFTANKMAKVFFTNSGSDANDTQVKLVWYYNNALGRPNKKKIIARIKSYHGSTLVSASLSGLPALHQNFDLPTPFVLHTDCPHYWRFHLPGETEEEFSTRLATNLENLILKEGPETIAAFIAEPVMGAGGVILPPKTYFEKIQAVVKKYDILFIADEVICGFGRLGTMFGCDKYNIKPDLVTIAKALSSAYMPIGAVLVSPKVADVIYSQSNKLGSFSHGFTYSGHPVACAVALETLKIYKERNILDQVNSISPMFQDGIKAFSSSPIVGEIRGTGLISGTEFTDNKSPNELFPPEWGIGAYFGAQCEKHGMLVRVAGDSIMMSPPFIMTSNQVDELVSKYGKALKDTETKVEELKSQLK; encoded by the exons ATGAAGAATCGTCATCTCTTTCGATCAGCCATGGCTGCTAACTCCTCCAAG ATTCGTTCATCAGTAAGAAATGTGCAAACTCTTTCCACAGTCAGATGGAACACTACAAATGCTGCCATTGCTGATGACGATAA ATACAAGGGACATGGTATGTTAGCACCTTTCACAGCTGGATGGCAAACTACTGAATCAAACCCATTGGTGATAGAGAAATCTGAG GGATCTTATGTATATGACATAAATGGGAAAAAGTATCTTGATGCTCTTGCTGGTTTATGGTGCAATCCTTTAG GTGGAAATGAGGCTCGACTTATTGCTGCTGCAAACAAGCAACTGAATACTTTACCTTTCTATCATTCTTTTTGGAATCGTACTACAAAACCCTCTTTg GATCTTGCAAGTGAACTCTTGGGAATGTTTACAGCCAATAAAATGGCAAAAGTTTTCTTCACAAATAGTGGATCAGATGCAAATGATACTCAG GTGAAGCTGGTGTGGTATTACAACAACGCCCTTGGAAGGCCAAATAAGAAGAAAATTATTGCAAGGATAAAATC CTACCATGGATCCACTCTTGTATCAGCTAGTCTTTCTGG ACTTCCAGCATTACATCAAAATTTTGATCTTCCCACTCCATTTGTATTGCACACTGATTGCCCCCATTATTGGCGATTTCATCTtccag GTGAGACAGAAGAAGAATTTTCAACAAGGTTGGCTACCAATTTGGAAAACCTCATCCTAAAAGAGGGACCCGAGACG atAGCTGCATTTATTGCGGAACCAGTGATGGGAGCAGGTGGAGTGATACTTCCCCCTAAAACATATTTTGAGAAG ATTCAAGCTGTTGTAAAAAAATATGACATTTTATTTATTGCTGATGAG GTAATATGTGGATTTGGGAGGCTTGGAACCATGTTTGGTTGTGATAAGTACAACATTAAACCTGATCTTGTCACCATAGCTAAG GCTCTTTCCTCGGCTTATATGCCAATTGGTGCTGTTCTTGTGAGCCCTAAGGTTGCTGATGTCATATATTCTCAAAGCAATAAACTTG gttCATTTTCTCATGGATTCACGTATTCCGGACACCCTGTAGCCTGTGCTGTTGCATTAGAAACACTCAAGATTTATAA agaACGAAATATACTTGATCAAGTAAACAGCATCTCCCCGATGTTTCAAGATGGTATAAAAGCCTTTTCCTCAAGTCCCATAGTTGGAGAG ATTCGTGGAACAGGGTTGATTTCTGGGACAGAGTTTACAGATAACAAGTCACCAAATGAATTGTTCCCACCAGAATGGG GAATCGGTGCATACTTTGGAGCACAATGTGAGAAACATGGGATGTTGGTTCGTGTTGCTGGTGACAGTATAATGATGTCTCCACCATTCATTATGACATCAAATCAAGTTGATGAG TTGGTAAGCAAATATGGGAAGGCATTGAaggatactgaaacaaaggtggAGGAGCTCAAATCTCAGCTCAAGTAG
- the LOC111910449 gene encoding gamma aminobutyrate transaminase 3, chloroplastic isoform X2: MKNRHLFRSAMAANSSKIRSSVRNVQTLSTVRWNTTNAAIADDDKYKGHGMLAPFTAGWQTTESNPLVIEKSEGSYVYDINGKKYLDALAGLWCNPLGGNEARLIAAANKQLNTLPFYHSFWNRTTKPSLDLASELLGMFTANKMAKVFFTNSGSDANDTQVKLVWYYNNALGRPNKKKIIARIKSLPALHQNFDLPTPFVLHTDCPHYWRFHLPGETEEEFSTRLATNLENLILKEGPETIAAFIAEPVMGAGGVILPPKTYFEKIQAVVKKYDILFIADEVICGFGRLGTMFGCDKYNIKPDLVTIAKALSSAYMPIGAVLVSPKVADVIYSQSNKLGSFSHGFTYSGHPVACAVALETLKIYKERNILDQVNSISPMFQDGIKAFSSSPIVGEIRGTGLISGTEFTDNKSPNELFPPEWGIGAYFGAQCEKHGMLVRVAGDSIMMSPPFIMTSNQVDELVSKYGKALKDTETKVEELKSQLK; encoded by the exons ATGAAGAATCGTCATCTCTTTCGATCAGCCATGGCTGCTAACTCCTCCAAG ATTCGTTCATCAGTAAGAAATGTGCAAACTCTTTCCACAGTCAGATGGAACACTACAAATGCTGCCATTGCTGATGACGATAA ATACAAGGGACATGGTATGTTAGCACCTTTCACAGCTGGATGGCAAACTACTGAATCAAACCCATTGGTGATAGAGAAATCTGAG GGATCTTATGTATATGACATAAATGGGAAAAAGTATCTTGATGCTCTTGCTGGTTTATGGTGCAATCCTTTAG GTGGAAATGAGGCTCGACTTATTGCTGCTGCAAACAAGCAACTGAATACTTTACCTTTCTATCATTCTTTTTGGAATCGTACTACAAAACCCTCTTTg GATCTTGCAAGTGAACTCTTGGGAATGTTTACAGCCAATAAAATGGCAAAAGTTTTCTTCACAAATAGTGGATCAGATGCAAATGATACTCAG GTGAAGCTGGTGTGGTATTACAACAACGCCCTTGGAAGGCCAAATAAGAAGAAAATTATTGCAAGGATAAAATC ACTTCCAGCATTACATCAAAATTTTGATCTTCCCACTCCATTTGTATTGCACACTGATTGCCCCCATTATTGGCGATTTCATCTtccag GTGAGACAGAAGAAGAATTTTCAACAAGGTTGGCTACCAATTTGGAAAACCTCATCCTAAAAGAGGGACCCGAGACG atAGCTGCATTTATTGCGGAACCAGTGATGGGAGCAGGTGGAGTGATACTTCCCCCTAAAACATATTTTGAGAAG ATTCAAGCTGTTGTAAAAAAATATGACATTTTATTTATTGCTGATGAG GTAATATGTGGATTTGGGAGGCTTGGAACCATGTTTGGTTGTGATAAGTACAACATTAAACCTGATCTTGTCACCATAGCTAAG GCTCTTTCCTCGGCTTATATGCCAATTGGTGCTGTTCTTGTGAGCCCTAAGGTTGCTGATGTCATATATTCTCAAAGCAATAAACTTG gttCATTTTCTCATGGATTCACGTATTCCGGACACCCTGTAGCCTGTGCTGTTGCATTAGAAACACTCAAGATTTATAA agaACGAAATATACTTGATCAAGTAAACAGCATCTCCCCGATGTTTCAAGATGGTATAAAAGCCTTTTCCTCAAGTCCCATAGTTGGAGAG ATTCGTGGAACAGGGTTGATTTCTGGGACAGAGTTTACAGATAACAAGTCACCAAATGAATTGTTCCCACCAGAATGGG GAATCGGTGCATACTTTGGAGCACAATGTGAGAAACATGGGATGTTGGTTCGTGTTGCTGGTGACAGTATAATGATGTCTCCACCATTCATTATGACATCAAATCAAGTTGATGAG TTGGTAAGCAAATATGGGAAGGCATTGAaggatactgaaacaaaggtggAGGAGCTCAAATCTCAGCTCAAGTAG
- the LOC111910450 gene encoding F-box/FBD/LRR-repeat protein At1g13570 — protein MHMEFEDYITDLPQSIIEIILTKLPLREAVRTSILSSKWRYKWATLTNLEFDDKCVSGTHDRSLAETNLVKFITRFLFLHDGPINRFSLSTAYLQSSPDVDQWLLFLSRKDVKELLLELGEGEWFRAPSCLFSCKKLIRLELVRCELDPPLSFKGFPYLKHLNLQQVLIAPEAVENFISGCTLLESLTLSYFDSLELTIRAPNLKFLILEGEFKDICLENTPKLVAISVAMYMTDDIAEHFGQSSSCNFDKFLGGVPSLQRLIGHIYFTKYMSIGNTFGKTEMTYKQLKVIELYQVSFEDMKEIMVVLRLILNAPNLQELQISGSSNSTSATEARDLDFWENECPFECRFERLKMVKMTDMSGVPHEMGFIELLLGSSPVLETMSITPSVYMTEGRTRFLIELLRFRRASSGAEIIFLQDQV, from the exons ATGCATATGGAATTTGAAGACTATATAACCGATCTCCCTCAAAGTATTATTGAAATCATACTAACAAAACTTCCACTGAGAGAAGCTGTAAGAACAAGTATATTATCTTCTAAATGGAGATACAAATGGGCTACACTTACAAATCTTGAGTTTGATGACAAATGTGTATCCGGGACCCACGATAGATCACTTGCAGAAACCAATCTTGTAAAATTTATAACTCGGTTTCTTTTTCTTCATGATGGACCTATCAATAGATTCTCTCTATCTACAGCTTATTTACAAAGCTCCCCTGATGTAGATCAATGGCTGCTTTTCTTATCAAGAAAAGATGTTAAAGAATTGCTTCTTGAGTTAGGTGAAGGCGAGTGGTTTAGAGCACCTTCATGTCTTTTTTCATGTAAAAAATTGATTCGATTGGAGCTTGTTAGATGTGAGTTAGATCCTCCATTATCTTTCAAAGGGTTCCCATATCTTAAACACCTTAATCTTCAACAAGTTCTTATTGCTCCTGAAGCTGTTGAGAATTTTATCTCGGGTTGCACTCTTCTTGAAAGTTTGACTTTATCATATTTTGATAGTTTAGAACTCACAATTCGTGCTCCAAATCTAAAGTTTTTAATCTTGGAAGGCGAGTTTAAAGATATATGTCTTGAAAATACTCCAAAATTGGTTGCTATATCTGTTGCTATGTACATGACTGATGATATTGCTGAACATTTTGGTCAAAGTTCAAGTTGTAATTTTGATAAGTTTCTTGGTGGTGTTCCTTCTCTTCAAAGACTCATTGGACATATTTACTTTACAAAG TATATGAGTATAGGTAACACCTTTGGGAAAACAGAGATGACATACAAACAGCTAAAAGTTATTGAATTGTATCAAGTAAGCTTTGAGGATATGAAAGAAATAATGGTGGTTCTTCGATTGATTCTAAATGCTCCTAATCTTCAAGAACTTCAAATTTCG GGTTCATCGAATTCAACATCTGCAACAGAAGCTAGGGATTTGGATTTCTGGGAGAATGAATGTCCTTTTGAGTGCAGATTTGAAAGGCTGAAGATGGTGAAGATGACAGATATGTCTGGTGTTCCACATGAGATGGGATTCATAGAGCTTTTACTTGGGAGTTCACCTGTTCTTGAGACTATGAGCATCACTCCAAGTGTTTATATGACTGAAGGAAGAACAAGATTTTTGATCGAGTTACTCAGGTTTAGAAGAGCATCATCAGGAGCTGAAATCATATTTCTTCAAGATCAAGTGTAA